From a region of the Pseudomonas fulva 12-X genome:
- a CDS encoding TRAP transporter small permease: MHAVLGVWNKLEEVLVAFLLAGMTLVTFSYVVFNNLYAVFYSLGDLLPFGNDAFFAIGDGILYVAQEMTWSVALTKAMFGWLIFVGLAWGVRIGAHIGVDLLVRMFQPALQKAVAIVALLICLGYCALMAYSSEQWVALLFTLGTGAEDLDRFGVQQWHIVMIVPIGFTLMFLRFAQVLVRVIQDKQIGFGGHGEVEDAIKLAEETEAKR, translated from the coding sequence ATGCACGCTGTCCTTGGTGTCTGGAACAAGCTCGAAGAGGTACTGGTGGCATTCCTGCTTGCAGGCATGACCCTGGTCACCTTCTCGTACGTGGTATTCAACAACCTCTACGCCGTTTTCTATTCCCTGGGCGATCTGCTGCCGTTCGGCAACGATGCGTTCTTCGCCATCGGCGACGGCATCCTCTACGTCGCCCAGGAGATGACCTGGAGCGTGGCCCTGACCAAGGCCATGTTCGGCTGGCTGATCTTCGTCGGCCTGGCCTGGGGCGTGCGCATCGGTGCACACATCGGCGTCGACCTGCTGGTGCGCATGTTCCAGCCCGCCCTGCAGAAGGCCGTGGCCATCGTCGCGCTGCTCATCTGCCTCGGTTACTGCGCCCTGATGGCCTACTCCAGCGAGCAGTGGGTCGCGCTGCTGTTCACCCTCGGCACCGGTGCCGAGGACCTGGACCGCTTCGGCGTGCAGCAATGGCACATCGTAATGATCGTGCCGATTGGCTTCACCCTGATGTTCCTGCGTTTCGCCCAGGTGCTGGTGCGGGTGATCCAGGACAAGCAGATTGGTTTTGGTGGTCATGGCGAAGTGGAAGACGCCATCAAACTCGCCGAAGA